A window of Desulfocurvibacter africanus subsp. africanus DSM 2603 contains these coding sequences:
- a CDS encoding O-antigen ligase family protein — protein sequence MPETGRSYLAVVPLVMAYVTYPLSMTVARQAEWALPRDWIDGFWLLWGLGCMFVVLARSHGGPRFSHARTLLMLLLALALLLRFGPIWLQEGPELAAWLMELKPFFYLALAGLAIAAGGTPASKHFLQAAAALAVLVLLDLALSSLASEAVVRPQGLGEINYDAALMLVGLCMGLGQRAPALKALVLAGILASMSRTTLLATGLVVLTCWPGLSFPRRFILSVALLAGIILAFSLRVLSGDGLSELDRYWMWSAGVDLLRDQPLQALVGFAPGRPLPVDVPAALWELWRDQARQTGAPGVHAYNFHSFWLRLAVSWGLTTMLAVLALCLTLLRRSTQARGLGLLLVQGLTMGLFYLSNVAPVLLLALAKSCCSGPVLAWNDGTGRHGPAVKSQGCHVCRGCRRAGPGEDGKGMQGVIA from the coding sequence ATGCCTGAAACCGGACGATCCTATTTGGCCGTCGTGCCTTTGGTCATGGCATATGTGACCTACCCCCTGTCCATGACCGTGGCGCGCCAGGCCGAATGGGCGCTCCCGCGCGACTGGATCGATGGTTTCTGGCTGCTGTGGGGCCTGGGCTGCATGTTCGTCGTGCTTGCCCGCAGCCATGGCGGGCCGCGATTCTCGCACGCCAGGACCCTGTTGATGCTCCTGCTGGCCTTGGCCCTCCTGCTGCGCTTTGGGCCCATCTGGCTTCAGGAAGGGCCGGAGCTTGCCGCCTGGCTCATGGAGCTCAAGCCGTTTTTTTACCTGGCCTTGGCCGGACTGGCCATTGCAGCCGGCGGAACGCCCGCGTCGAAACATTTCCTGCAAGCGGCGGCCGCATTGGCGGTGTTGGTCCTGCTGGACCTCGCTTTGTCCAGCTTGGCCTCGGAGGCCGTCGTGCGACCCCAGGGCTTGGGCGAGATCAACTACGACGCGGCCCTGATGCTCGTCGGCCTGTGCATGGGCCTTGGCCAGCGCGCGCCCGCGCTCAAGGCCCTGGTTCTGGCGGGCATTCTGGCCAGCATGTCGCGCACGACCCTGCTGGCCACAGGCTTGGTGGTCCTGACCTGCTGGCCCGGCTTGTCCTTTCCGCGTCGGTTCATCCTGTCCGTGGCGCTGCTTGCCGGCATAATCCTGGCCTTCAGTCTGCGCGTCCTGTCCGGGGACGGCCTGAGCGAGCTGGACCGCTACTGGATGTGGAGTGCGGGCGTGGACCTGCTGCGGGACCAGCCCCTGCAGGCCCTGGTCGGTTTCGCTCCTGGCAGGCCCCTGCCCGTGGATGTCCCGGCCGCCTTATGGGAGCTGTGGCGGGATCAGGCCAGACAAACAGGCGCGCCTGGAGTGCACGCCTACAATTTCCACTCTTTCTGGTTACGACTGGCCGTGAGTTGGGGTCTGACGACAATGCTCGCGGTGCTGGCCCTGTGCCTGACCCTGCTCCGTCGAAGCACCCAGGCTCGCGGCCTGGGCTTGCTGCTGGTGCAGGGGCTGACCATGGGCCTCTTCTATCTCAGTAATGTCGCGCCTGTACTGCTGCTGGCTTTGGCCAAATCGTGCTGTTCCGGCCCTGTTCTTGCTTGGAATGACGGGACCGGCCGCCATGGGCCTGCGGTGAAAAGCCAGGGTTGCCACGTCTGCCGCGGATGTCGGCGCGCGGGCCCAGGGGAGGACGGCAAGGGAATGCAAGGAGTGATCGCATGA
- the nifU gene encoding Fe-S cluster assembly protein NifU has product MWEYTDKVKEHFLNPRNVGKLDDANAVGEVGSLACGDALKLYLKIDDKGVIRDAKFQTFGCASAIASSSVLTELVKGKTVEEARALTNKDIAGFLGGLPKEKMHCSVMGQEALEAALKNYWGEKYVAPTGEGELICHCFGVTDEQIRRAIRENDLKTAEEVTQFTKAGGGCGECILDIERLLMEVRGEQAPAEGVAPVAEEKKPKRLTNIQRMQLVSKVIDEEIRPSLKKDGGDIELIDIDGLNVVVSLRGACVGCPSAQLTLKQLVERRLRETVEPDIVIQEAQ; this is encoded by the coding sequence ATGTGGGAATATACCGACAAGGTCAAGGAGCACTTCCTGAACCCCAGGAACGTAGGCAAGCTGGACGACGCCAACGCCGTGGGCGAGGTGGGCAGCCTGGCCTGCGGCGATGCGCTCAAGCTCTACCTCAAGATCGACGACAAAGGCGTCATCCGGGACGCCAAGTTCCAGACCTTCGGCTGCGCCAGCGCCATAGCCTCCAGCTCGGTGCTTACGGAGCTGGTCAAGGGCAAGACCGTGGAGGAAGCCCGCGCGCTGACCAACAAGGACATCGCCGGCTTCCTGGGAGGCCTGCCCAAGGAGAAGATGCACTGTTCGGTCATGGGCCAGGAGGCCCTGGAGGCCGCGCTCAAGAACTACTGGGGCGAAAAATACGTCGCGCCCACGGGTGAGGGCGAGCTCATTTGCCATTGTTTCGGCGTGACCGACGAGCAGATCCGCCGGGCCATCCGCGAGAACGACCTCAAGACCGCCGAGGAGGTCACCCAGTTCACCAAGGCAGGCGGCGGCTGTGGCGAGTGCATCCTGGACATCGAGCGGCTGCTCATGGAGGTTCGTGGCGAGCAGGCCCCGGCCGAGGGCGTTGCCCCCGTTGCTGAGGAAAAGAAGCCCAAGCGGCTGACCAACATCCAGCGCATGCAGCTCGTGTCCAAGGTCATCGACGAAGAGATCCGCCCGAGCCTCAAGAAGGACGGCGGCGACATCGAGCTCATCGACATCGACGGTCTGAACGTGGTGGTCTCCCTGCGCGGGGCCTGCGTAGGCTGTCCCTCGGCGCAGCTGACCCTTAAGCAGCTCGTGGAGCGCCGCCTGCGCGAGACAGTGGAGCCCGACATCGTGATACAGGAAGCGCAATAG
- the nifS gene encoding cysteine desulfurase NifS — MSHGPAQDKPQVIYLDNNATTRVAPEVLEEMLPFLSEYYGNPSSMHSFGGKVGGKINQARERVAAALGCDPREVVFTSCGTESDNTALHSAVSARPDKRHIVTTRVEHPAVLNYVKLLEQQGYSVTWLPVDKHGRLDLEHVREAIRADTAVVSVMWANNESGTVFPVREIGAMCREKGVPFHTDAVQAVGKIPVNLKEFPCDYLALSGHKIHAPKGVGALYVRKGMLFKPFMIGGHQERGRRGGTENAASIIGLGKAMELAAAGIQDENTRVKALRDRLEKGLMGAIPEALINGDPVNRLPNTLSIAFMYIEGEAMLLLLDQFGICASSGSACTSGSLEPSHVLRAMGVPFTYAHGSLRFSLSRYTTEAEIDTVVRELPKIVARLRAMSPFSADSETEGQHKAVAACAVERSTE; from the coding sequence ATGTCCCACGGACCAGCTCAAGACAAGCCCCAAGTCATCTACCTGGACAACAACGCCACCACGCGCGTGGCTCCCGAGGTGTTGGAGGAGATGCTGCCGTTCCTCTCGGAGTACTACGGCAACCCCTCCAGCATGCATTCCTTCGGCGGCAAAGTCGGCGGCAAGATCAACCAGGCCCGCGAGCGCGTGGCCGCGGCCCTGGGCTGCGACCCGCGCGAAGTCGTGTTCACCTCCTGCGGAACCGAGAGCGACAACACGGCCCTGCACTCGGCCGTGAGCGCCAGGCCCGACAAACGCCACATCGTGACCACCCGCGTGGAGCACCCGGCCGTGCTCAACTACGTGAAACTCCTGGAGCAGCAGGGCTACTCCGTGACCTGGCTGCCCGTGGACAAGCATGGCCGTCTGGACCTGGAGCATGTCCGCGAGGCCATCCGCGCGGACACGGCCGTGGTCTCGGTCATGTGGGCCAACAACGAGAGCGGCACCGTCTTCCCGGTGCGCGAGATCGGGGCCATGTGCCGCGAAAAAGGCGTGCCCTTCCACACTGACGCGGTGCAGGCCGTGGGCAAGATCCCTGTGAACCTCAAGGAATTCCCCTGCGACTACCTGGCCCTGTCGGGCCACAAGATCCACGCGCCCAAGGGCGTGGGCGCGCTCTACGTGCGCAAGGGCATGCTCTTCAAGCCCTTCATGATCGGCGGCCACCAGGAGCGCGGCCGGCGCGGCGGCACCGAGAACGCCGCCTCCATCATCGGCCTGGGCAAGGCCATGGAGCTGGCCGCGGCGGGCATCCAGGACGAGAATACCAGGGTCAAGGCCCTGCGCGATCGTCTGGAGAAAGGACTTATGGGGGCCATTCCCGAAGCCCTGATCAACGGCGACCCGGTCAACCGGCTGCCCAATACCCTGTCCATCGCCTTCATGTACATCGAGGGCGAGGCCATGTTGCTGCTGCTCGACCAGTTCGGCATCTGCGCCAGCTCGGGCTCGGCCTGCACCTCGGGCAGCCTGGAGCCTTCGCACGTGCTGCGGGCCATGGGCGTGCCCTTCACCTATGCCCACGGTTCCCTGCGCTTCTCATTGTCGCGCTACACGACGGAGGCGGAGATCGACACGGTCGTGCGCGAACTGCCCAAGATCGTGGCGCGGCTGCGGGCCATGTCGCCGTTTTCCGCGGATAGTGAGACCGAGGGCCAGCACAAGGCCGTAGCGGCCTGCGCCGTGGAACGCAGCACGGAATAA
- the cysK gene encoding cysteine synthase A encodes MKVYNDMIALVGATPLVRLNRITKGINATVLAKLESRNPCYSVKDRIGVSMILAAEREGRIDKDTLIVEPTSGNTGIALAFMCAVRGYCLVLTMPESMSRERRTLLQGFGAKLVLTPAAEGMKGAIAKAEEIAASAPKAFIPQQFNNPANPEIHALTTAEELWNDTDGTMDIFVAGVGTGGTITGVGRTLKPRKPELRIVAVEPDASPVLSGGKPGPHTIQGIGAGFVPKNYDASVVDEVERVTGEQAMSMARRLLREEGILCGISSGAIAHAALEIARRPQSEGKTIVFVVCDTGERYLSTPLFTESGET; translated from the coding sequence GTGAAAGTCTACAACGACATGATCGCCCTGGTGGGCGCGACGCCTCTCGTGCGCCTGAACCGCATCACCAAAGGCATCAACGCCACGGTGCTGGCCAAGCTGGAGTCGCGCAACCCCTGCTACTCGGTCAAGGACCGCATCGGCGTAAGCATGATCCTGGCCGCCGAGCGCGAAGGGCGCATCGACAAGGACACGCTCATCGTGGAGCCTACCAGCGGCAACACGGGCATCGCCCTGGCCTTCATGTGCGCCGTGCGCGGCTATTGCCTGGTGCTGACCATGCCCGAGTCCATGAGCCGGGAGCGCCGCACGCTGCTCCAGGGCTTCGGGGCCAAGCTCGTGCTCACCCCGGCGGCCGAGGGCATGAAGGGCGCCATCGCCAAAGCTGAGGAGATCGCGGCCAGCGCGCCCAAGGCCTTCATACCCCAGCAGTTCAACAACCCGGCCAACCCGGAGATCCATGCGCTGACCACGGCCGAGGAGCTCTGGAACGACACGGATGGGACAATGGACATCTTCGTGGCTGGCGTGGGCACGGGCGGGACCATCACCGGAGTGGGCCGGACGCTCAAGCCGCGCAAGCCCGAGCTGCGCATCGTGGCCGTGGAGCCCGATGCATCGCCGGTGCTCTCGGGCGGCAAGCCCGGTCCGCACACGATTCAAGGCATCGGTGCGGGCTTCGTGCCCAAGAACTACGACGCCTCGGTCGTGGACGAAGTCGAGCGCGTCACGGGCGAGCAGGCCATGAGCATGGCCCGGCGGCTGCTGCGCGAGGAAGGCATCCTGTGCGGCATCTCCTCTGGCGCCATCGCCCACGCGGCCCTGGAGATCGCCCGCCGGCCCCAGAGCGAGGGCAAGACCATCGTTTTCGTGGTCTGCGACACGGGCGAACGCTATCTGTCCACGCCCCTGTTCACCGAAAGCGGAGAGACCTAG
- the epsC gene encoding serine O-acetyltransferase EpsC has protein sequence MMQYDAGKQPLSLEEITKRLCDPASYAGVYHRPMHDKPMPSVTALADIMERLRALLFPGYYGNSEITPETMVYHMGAGLDHVARLLAEQITRGHCFSCTITDRESCKDCDKQAEEKTMRFLSALPRIRELLASDAQAAYIGDPAARSPGETIFCYPSLTALTHYRIAHELHHLDVRLIPRIITELAHSKTGIDIHPGAEIGSHFFIDHGTGVVIGETSIIGRNVRLYQGVTLGAKSFPKDDSGTLIKGIARHPIVEDDVIIYAGATILGRVTVGKGAVIGGNVWVTEDVPAGARISQKASD, from the coding sequence ATGATGCAATACGACGCGGGCAAGCAGCCCCTGAGTCTGGAAGAGATCACCAAGCGCCTGTGCGATCCGGCCTCCTACGCCGGAGTCTACCACCGGCCCATGCACGACAAGCCCATGCCCTCGGTGACGGCGCTGGCCGACATCATGGAGCGGCTTCGCGCGCTGCTCTTTCCGGGCTACTACGGCAACTCCGAGATAACGCCCGAGACCATGGTCTATCACATGGGCGCGGGCCTGGACCACGTTGCCCGGCTGCTCGCCGAGCAGATCACGCGCGGCCACTGTTTCTCCTGCACCATCACGGACAGGGAAAGCTGCAAGGATTGCGACAAGCAGGCCGAGGAAAAGACCATGCGCTTCCTGTCGGCCTTGCCGCGCATCCGCGAGCTGCTGGCCTCGGACGCCCAGGCGGCCTACATCGGCGACCCGGCAGCCAGAAGCCCCGGCGAGACCATCTTCTGCTACCCGTCCCTCACGGCCCTGACCCACTACCGCATCGCACACGAGCTGCACCACCTGGACGTGCGGCTCATCCCGCGCATCATCACCGAGCTGGCCCACTCCAAGACCGGCATCGACATCCACCCCGGCGCGGAGATTGGCTCGCACTTCTTCATCGACCACGGCACCGGCGTGGTCATCGGCGAGACGAGCATCATCGGTCGCAACGTGCGCCTGTACCAGGGCGTGACCCTGGGAGCCAAGAGCTTCCCCAAGGACGACTCCGGCACGCTCATCAAGGGCATCGCCCGCCACCCCATCGTGGAGGACGACGTCATCATCTACGCCGGCGCGACCATCCTGGGCAGGGTCACAGTTGGCAAGGGCGCGGTCATCGGCGGCAACGTGTGGGTGACCGAAGACGTGCCCGCCGGAGCCAGAATCTCGCAGAAGGCCAGCGACTAG